One stretch of Microvirga lotononidis DNA includes these proteins:
- a CDS encoding TonB-dependent receptor domain-containing protein — protein sequence MAQDVEASAAPGNDDVINLDQIVVTASGFEQTVKNAPASISVITREELERGSFRDLTDALREVQGVVVTGVANEKDMFIRGLPGTYTLILVDGKRQSTRDARTNGNAGFEQSFIPPVTAIDRIEVVRGPMSSLYGSDAMGGVINIITRKVSDNWTTSVTADGTLQQHEYFGNSAQGSFYTSGPLIHRMLGLQLWGRGFGRREDDFLSGITGAREGNIGGRLTFTPTENHDIMLESGFTRIRRDASKWGTLESTANDTYNHNDRKYWSLTHEGRWGPTTSTFSIMQEWAERRSYTENPRTLAFDKNPRSPEIRNTIVDGKFTTPFDFFGTHTLVTGGQWSNASLDDQNPGRRTRIDETFTINQWALFAEDEWRLTDTFSLTNGLRMDHHEIYGAHYSPRSYAVWHATGNLTLKGGLSTGFRAPEIRQIAPGYAYTTGGAGCSYGPNGTCGVILADPNLQAETSTSYEIAALWDNLDGFTASATYFYTDFRDKISNALVLDDAGNPVRWSEDPNYRLWYNYNIDDAVIQGVELAASWRATESISIRGSYTLTDSEQRTGDFAGFPLARTPRHMANARLDWNTPITGLSTWTQVNYHGAEIVGGARIGTNGTPVIINGAAGRRYDAYATMDTGLTYNFTEKLALNAAIYNVFDKEIEPTDHNTVVEGRRLWIGMSATF from the coding sequence ATGGCGCAGGACGTCGAAGCCAGTGCCGCTCCTGGTAACGATGACGTGATCAACCTGGACCAGATCGTCGTGACGGCCTCCGGGTTCGAACAGACTGTGAAGAATGCGCCTGCGAGCATCTCCGTCATCACGCGGGAGGAACTGGAGAGAGGTTCCTTTCGTGATCTGACCGACGCTTTGCGGGAGGTTCAGGGTGTTGTCGTCACCGGTGTCGCCAACGAGAAGGACATGTTCATCCGCGGACTTCCGGGCACCTACACGCTGATTCTCGTCGATGGGAAGCGGCAGAGCACCAGAGATGCGCGCACCAACGGCAATGCCGGTTTCGAACAGAGCTTCATTCCTCCCGTTACGGCCATCGACCGCATCGAGGTCGTGCGGGGCCCGATGTCCTCCCTTTATGGCTCCGACGCCATGGGTGGCGTCATCAACATCATCACACGCAAGGTATCCGACAACTGGACGACCTCCGTCACGGCGGACGGCACGCTCCAGCAGCACGAGTATTTCGGCAATTCGGCGCAAGGCTCGTTCTACACGAGCGGCCCGCTCATCCACCGTATGCTCGGGCTTCAATTGTGGGGACGCGGGTTCGGCCGCCGCGAGGATGATTTCCTCAGCGGCATCACAGGAGCCCGCGAAGGCAATATTGGCGGACGGCTGACCTTCACCCCGACCGAGAACCACGACATCATGCTTGAAAGCGGTTTCACGCGCATCCGCCGCGACGCGTCTAAATGGGGAACGCTCGAGAGCACCGCCAACGACACTTACAATCACAATGACCGCAAGTATTGGTCGCTCACCCATGAGGGGCGCTGGGGTCCCACGACCTCGACATTCTCGATCATGCAGGAATGGGCGGAGCGACGGAGCTACACGGAGAATCCACGCACGCTCGCTTTCGATAAGAATCCGCGCTCGCCCGAGATCCGCAACACGATCGTCGACGGAAAGTTCACCACTCCTTTCGATTTTTTCGGAACCCACACGCTCGTCACGGGCGGCCAATGGTCCAACGCCTCGCTCGACGACCAGAATCCGGGTCGGCGCACGCGCATCGACGAGACGTTCACGATCAACCAGTGGGCTCTCTTCGCCGAAGACGAATGGCGCCTCACCGACACCTTCTCGCTCACGAACGGGCTGCGCATGGATCACCATGAGATCTACGGCGCCCATTATAGTCCTCGCAGCTACGCGGTGTGGCACGCCACCGGGAACCTGACCCTGAAGGGAGGTCTCTCGACCGGTTTTCGGGCTCCCGAGATCCGCCAGATCGCGCCGGGCTACGCCTATACGACAGGCGGCGCGGGCTGCAGCTACGGGCCCAACGGAACCTGCGGCGTCATTCTGGCCGACCCCAATCTGCAGGCGGAAACGAGCACGAGCTACGAGATCGCCGCTCTCTGGGACAATCTCGACGGCTTCACCGCGAGCGCAACCTATTTCTACACGGATTTCCGTGACAAGATCAGCAACGCGCTGGTTCTGGACGACGCCGGCAACCCGGTGCGCTGGTCGGAAGATCCGAACTATCGCCTCTGGTACAACTACAACATCGACGATGCGGTCATCCAAGGCGTCGAGCTGGCTGCAAGCTGGCGCGCCACGGAATCGATATCGATCCGCGGCAGCTACACCTTGACGGATTCCGAGCAGCGGACGGGCGACTTTGCGGGCTTCCCGCTCGCCCGCACGCCCCGGCACATGGCCAATGCGCGCCTGGATTGGAACACGCCGATCACCGGGCTCTCGACCTGGACGCAGGTGAACTACCACGGCGCGGAAATTGTGGGCGGCGCACGCATCGGCACGAACGGCACGCCCGTCATCATCAACGGCGCAGCCGGTCGAAGGTACGATGCCTACGCCACGATGGATACGGGCCTGACCTATAACTTTACCGAGAAGCTTGCCCTGAACGCCGCCATCTACAACGTCTTCGACAAGGAGATCGAACCTACTGACCACAACACGGTGGTGGAGGGACGGCGCCTCTGGATCGGCATGTCGGCGACCTTTTGA
- a CDS encoding siderophore ABC transporter substrate-binding protein: MMTFPARYPLAALVAGALALGSVTVGAQAQDLTIQHAKGETTLSRKPPKVLAFDMASLDTLNALGVEVAGVPTARFPEYLAKYTSDRYEKIGTLFEPDYEAVNAAEPDLIIVGGRSSAKYADLAKIAPTIDLTVDPKDFMSSVKRNVRVLGKIFDKEPEAETQLAKLETSIADLRQDAAKAGKGLLVLTTGGKMSAYGPGSRFGILHGEFGIVPVVEGLATTNHGQAVSAEFILKTDPDWLFVIDRDAVVGREGGAAKNVLDNELVAQTTAWKQKQVVYLDPVNWYLVGGGLTALQASVDQIAKAVAKK, encoded by the coding sequence ATGATGACTTTCCCGGCCCGCTACCCGCTCGCCGCCCTCGTTGCCGGCGCCTTGGCCCTCGGCTCCGTAACGGTCGGCGCTCAGGCGCAGGATCTGACGATCCAGCATGCCAAGGGCGAGACGACCCTCTCCCGGAAGCCTCCGAAGGTCCTCGCGTTCGACATGGCCTCGCTCGATACGCTGAATGCCCTGGGTGTCGAGGTTGCCGGCGTCCCGACGGCCCGATTCCCGGAATATCTCGCGAAGTACACTTCGGATCGATACGAGAAAATCGGCACCCTGTTCGAGCCCGATTACGAAGCGGTCAACGCGGCCGAACCCGATCTCATCATTGTGGGGGGCCGCTCCAGCGCCAAATATGCCGACTTGGCGAAGATCGCGCCGACCATCGATCTCACGGTCGACCCGAAGGACTTCATGAGCAGCGTGAAGCGCAACGTGCGGGTTCTCGGCAAGATTTTCGACAAGGAACCGGAGGCCGAGACTCAGCTGGCCAAGCTTGAGACATCCATCGCTGATCTTCGCCAGGATGCCGCCAAGGCCGGCAAGGGACTTCTGGTCCTCACGACAGGCGGCAAGATGAGCGCCTACGGCCCCGGCTCGCGCTTCGGGATCCTTCATGGGGAATTCGGGATCGTGCCCGTGGTCGAGGGCTTGGCCACGACCAACCACGGGCAGGCGGTGTCGGCGGAGTTCATTCTCAAAACCGATCCGGACTGGCTTTTCGTGATCGACCGGGACGCGGTGGTCGGTCGGGAAGGCGGCGCGGCCAAGAACGTGCTGGACAACGAACTCGTCGCCCAGACCACGGCCTGGAAGCAGAAGCAGGTCGTCTATCTCGACCCCGTCAATTGGTACCTGGTCGGCGGCGGGCTGACCGCCCTGCAGGCCAGCGTCGATCAGATTGCCAAGGCCGTGGCGAAGAAGTAA
- a CDS encoding ABC transporter permease produces MVLALISLLIGASDLSPASLLSPQDGSQATRILVVSRIPRTVALVLAGMAMAVAGLIMQMLTQNRFVEPSTAGTVESAGLGLLTVTLFAPDLPVFGKMLVAAGFALAGTALFLRILRLVPLRSVLTVPLVGIMLGGIISAITTFFAYRFDLMQSLNAWTTGDFSGVLRGRYELLWVTFGLTLLAYLAADRLTLAGTGRDFSTNLGLRYRSVVSFGLVIVSMVTATVVVTVGMMPFLGLIVPNVVSMMIGDNMRRALPRVAVMGAGLVLVCDVIGRVVYYPYEVPIGTIMGVVGSALFLVLLLKGRGRFA; encoded by the coding sequence ATGGTCCTGGCTCTGATCAGCCTGCTGATCGGAGCGAGCGATCTGTCGCCGGCGAGCCTCCTTTCGCCACAGGATGGAAGCCAGGCGACTCGGATTCTCGTGGTGTCCCGGATCCCCAGGACCGTCGCCCTCGTCCTGGCCGGCATGGCCATGGCGGTGGCCGGACTGATCATGCAGATGCTGACCCAGAACCGGTTCGTCGAGCCGTCGACGGCGGGAACCGTCGAGTCGGCTGGCCTCGGCCTTCTGACCGTAACGCTCTTCGCCCCCGACTTGCCCGTTTTCGGCAAGATGCTGGTGGCGGCCGGCTTTGCCCTGGCTGGAACCGCCCTGTTCCTGCGCATTCTTCGCCTCGTCCCCCTGCGCTCCGTCCTGACGGTGCCGCTGGTCGGCATCATGCTGGGCGGCATCATCAGCGCGATCACCACGTTCTTCGCCTATCGTTTCGACCTGATGCAGTCCCTGAACGCCTGGACGACCGGGGACTTTTCCGGCGTCCTTCGCGGCCGCTACGAGCTGCTGTGGGTGACCTTCGGCCTGACTCTTCTCGCCTATCTGGCCGCCGACAGGCTCACGCTGGCCGGGACGGGGCGTGACTTCTCGACCAATCTGGGCCTGCGCTACCGAAGCGTGGTGTCCTTCGGGCTGGTCATCGTCTCCATGGTGACGGCGACCGTCGTCGTCACGGTCGGCATGATGCCGTTCCTCGGCCTGATCGTGCCGAACGTGGTGAGCATGATGATCGGAGACAACATGCGCCGCGCCCTGCCCCGGGTTGCCGTGATGGGCGCGGGCCTCGTGCTGGTCTGCGACGTGATCGGACGGGTGGTGTATTACCCATACGAGGTTCCCATCGGAACCATCATGGGGGTCGTCGGCAGCGCACTCTTTCTGGTTCTTCTGCTGAAGGGGCGCGGGCGCTTTGCGTAA
- a CDS encoding iron chelate uptake ABC transporter family permease subunit produces the protein MRNTDLHPIRVLVILAAVAAAVIVLFMTVNAKGRWDFILAFRGAKVLSMILVAYAIAVSTVLFQTVSHNRILTPSIMGFDALYGLLQTGLIFALGSAGLGALDPRLLFGIEVVTMVAFSSLLYRWLFSGNSRSLHLLLLVGIVFGVLFRSLAGFMQRIIDPNEFVVLQDRLFANFNSVNDDLLAVSTAAVVAVSIVGWRMMHAYDVLALGREAAINLGVDHTRAVTIVLMLVAILISVSTALVGPVTFFGLLVANLAYQIAGSHKHRFILPVASLLAVICIVGGQLVLERIFAFDTALSIVIEFVGGIVFLALLIRGTAR, from the coding sequence TTGCGTAACACAGACCTGCATCCAATCCGCGTGCTCGTGATTCTCGCCGCCGTCGCGGCGGCGGTGATCGTGCTGTTCATGACGGTCAACGCCAAGGGACGGTGGGATTTCATCCTGGCCTTTCGCGGCGCGAAGGTTCTGTCCATGATCCTGGTCGCCTATGCCATCGCGGTGTCGACCGTGCTGTTCCAGACGGTGAGCCACAACCGGATCCTGACGCCCTCGATCATGGGCTTCGACGCCCTCTACGGCCTCCTTCAGACCGGCCTGATCTTCGCGCTTGGATCGGCAGGATTGGGCGCCTTGGATCCGCGCCTGCTGTTCGGGATCGAGGTCGTCACGATGGTGGCGTTCTCCAGCCTCCTGTATCGCTGGCTCTTCTCCGGCAACAGCCGCAGCCTTCACCTGCTGCTTCTCGTCGGCATCGTCTTCGGCGTGCTGTTCCGAAGCCTCGCCGGCTTCATGCAGAGGATCATCGATCCCAACGAGTTCGTCGTCCTGCAGGACCGCCTGTTCGCGAACTTCAACAGCGTCAACGACGACCTGCTGGCCGTCTCGACCGCGGCGGTCGTGGCCGTCTCCATCGTAGGCTGGCGGATGATGCATGCTTACGACGTGCTGGCCCTGGGGCGGGAAGCAGCCATCAATCTCGGTGTCGATCACACAAGGGCCGTGACGATCGTGCTCATGCTGGTGGCCATCCTGATCTCGGTCTCCACCGCCCTCGTCGGTCCCGTGACCTTCTTCGGCTTGCTGGTCGCCAATCTCGCCTACCAGATCGCCGGATCCCACAAGCACCGCTTCATTCTGCCGGTCGCAAGTCTGTTGGCGGTCATCTGCATCGTCGGCGGACAGCTTGTCCTCGAGCGGATCTTCGCCTTCGACACGGCGCTCAGCATCGTCATCGAATTCGTGGGCGGGATCGTCTTCCTCGCCCTCCTGATCAGAGGAACGGCCCGTTGA
- a CDS encoding iron ABC transporter ATP-binding protein produces MIEISHASKAYGDTIVVRDVSLTLPRRGVTSIIGPNGAGKSTLLSMVGRLLPMSAGTVTIDGLDITRTPSDILARRLSILRQDNRINARLTVRDLVEFGRYPYSKGRLTPDDRSQADKAIGFLGLEPLAERFLDELSGGQRQRAYVAMVLCQDTDYVLFDEPLNNLDMKHAVGMMKLLRRAADDLGKTIVVVLHDINFASCYSDYIVAMRDGAIVRHGTPDETMTASVIRDVYDMDVTIQDMEGRKIALYYV; encoded by the coding sequence TTGATCGAAATCTCTCATGCAAGCAAAGCCTATGGTGACACCATCGTCGTGCGCGACGTGTCGCTCACTCTGCCCCGGCGAGGCGTCACCTCGATCATCGGCCCGAACGGCGCCGGCAAGTCCACGCTTCTGTCGATGGTCGGCCGCCTGCTGCCCATGAGTGCCGGGACGGTGACGATTGATGGGCTCGACATCACGCGGACGCCGTCGGACATTCTCGCCAGGCGCTTGTCCATTCTCCGCCAGGACAACCGGATCAATGCGCGCCTGACCGTTCGCGACCTGGTCGAATTCGGCCGCTATCCCTATTCCAAGGGCCGCCTCACGCCGGACGACCGGTCCCAGGCGGACAAGGCCATCGGGTTCCTGGGCTTGGAACCGCTGGCGGAGCGCTTCCTCGACGAATTGTCCGGCGGGCAGCGGCAGCGGGCCTATGTCGCCATGGTGCTGTGCCAGGATACGGACTATGTGCTTTTCGACGAGCCCTTGAACAATCTCGACATGAAGCACGCGGTGGGCATGATGAAGCTGCTGCGCCGGGCGGCCGACGACCTGGGCAAGACCATCGTCGTCGTCCTCCACGATATCAACTTCGCATCCTGCTACTCCGACTACATCGTCGCCATGCGCGACGGAGCCATCGTCCGCCACGGCACGCCCGACGAAACGATGACGGCCAGCGTGATCCGGGACGTCTACGACATGGATGTCACGATTCAGGACATGGAGGGACGGAAGATCGCGCTCTACTACGTCTGA
- a CDS encoding 2'-deoxycytidine 5'-triphosphate deaminase: MVALKDGIQSADAIMRLAEAGAIKPETPFASDQVQPASLDLRLGRRAYRVRASFLPGRNHTVQDRLDQLSFHEIDLAKGAILETGSVYIAELQEELALPEDLSAAANPKSSTGRIDVFTRVITDRSQEFDTIGAGYHGRLYAEISPRTFPVLVRTGTRLSQLRLRKGDVRLSDAELLAVHERERVVTSAEPSIQDGVAVSVDLAGFGPDNLVGYRAKRHTGLVDVDKPGSCRVADFWEPLYADSSRTLILDPGQFYILASKEAVHVPPDYAAEMVPFDPLVGEFRVHYAGFFDPGFGHADAGGEGARAVLEVRSRDVPFILEDGQIVGRLVYERMAERPNVLYGAGAGSNYQAQGLKLSKHFR; this comes from the coding sequence ATGGTTGCGTTGAAGGACGGGATTCAATCGGCGGATGCCATCATGCGCCTTGCCGAGGCGGGAGCCATCAAACCGGAAACCCCCTTCGCGTCCGACCAGGTCCAGCCGGCCAGTCTCGACCTGAGGCTCGGACGACGGGCCTACCGGGTCCGCGCCAGCTTCCTGCCGGGCCGCAACCATACGGTCCAGGACCGGCTCGACCAGTTGAGCTTCCACGAGATCGACCTTGCCAAGGGGGCGATCCTGGAGACGGGCAGCGTCTATATCGCCGAGCTGCAGGAGGAACTGGCCCTGCCGGAGGACCTGTCGGCCGCTGCCAACCCCAAGAGCTCGACTGGCCGCATCGACGTCTTCACCCGGGTCATCACCGACCGCAGCCAGGAATTCGACACCATCGGGGCCGGCTATCACGGGCGCCTCTACGCCGAAATCTCGCCGCGTACCTTTCCCGTGCTGGTGCGCACCGGCACGCGCCTGTCGCAGCTGCGCCTGCGCAAGGGCGATGTCCGCCTGAGCGACGCCGAGCTGCTGGCCGTCCATGAGCGCGAGCGTGTCGTGACCTCCGCCGAGCCGTCGATCCAGGATGGGGTTGCCGTGAGCGTGGATCTCGCGGGCTTCGGCCCCGACAACCTCGTCGGCTATCGCGCCAAGCGGCATACGGGCCTCGTCGATGTGGACAAGCCCGGCTCCTGCCGCGTGGCGGATTTCTGGGAGCCGCTCTATGCGGATTCCAGCCGGACCCTGATCCTGGATCCAGGCCAGTTCTATATCCTGGCCTCCAAGGAGGCCGTGCACGTGCCGCCGGATTATGCGGCCGAGATGGTGCCCTTCGACCCCCTCGTGGGTGAGTTCCGGGTCCATTACGCGGGCTTCTTCGATCCGGGCTTCGGCCATGCCGATGCAGGCGGAGAGGGGGCCCGCGCGGTTCTCGAGGTGCGTTCCCGCGACGTTCCCTTCATCCTCGAAGACGGCCAGATCGTCGGGCGGCTCGTCTATGAGCGCATGGCAGAGCGTCCGAACGTGCTCTACGGCGCAGGCGCCGGCTCGAACTACCAGGCTCAGGGCCTGAAGCTCTCCAAGCACTTCCGCTGA
- the apaG gene encoding Co2+/Mg2+ efflux protein ApaG, translating into MYKAVTRGISVTVTPRYMPEESSPEQGRYFFAYTVEIINTGLERVQLRARHWTITDEHGQVQEVRGAGVVGEEPILGPGESFSYTSGCPLPTPSGTMQGSYLMETAAGETFDAEVPAFSLDIPRAKRVLH; encoded by the coding sequence ATGTACAAGGCTGTGACCCGTGGCATCTCCGTGACGGTGACGCCCCGCTACATGCCCGAAGAATCTTCCCCCGAGCAGGGCCGCTATTTCTTTGCCTATACGGTCGAGATCATCAACACGGGCCTGGAGCGTGTCCAGCTCCGCGCCCGTCACTGGACGATCACCGACGAGCATGGGCAGGTCCAGGAGGTGCGCGGCGCGGGCGTCGTTGGAGAGGAGCCGATCCTGGGCCCAGGGGAGAGCTTCAGTTATACGAGCGGCTGCCCCCTGCCGACGCCGAGCGGCACGATGCAGGGCTCCTATCTGATGGAGACTGCCGCCGGCGAAACCTTCGACGCTGAAGTTCCTGCCTTCTCGCTCGACATCCCCCGCGCCAAGCGCGTGCTGCACTGA
- the argE gene encoding acetylornithine deacetylase — protein sequence MMSTGQRLTPLEMLAKLVSFDTVSSKSNLPLIEFVEGYLQSWNVPYVRVPDETGEKAAIYATVGPQDRGGIVLSGHTDVVPVTGQSWTSDPFTLRVENGRAYGRGAVDMKAFDALALAMVPEFLAAHLTTPIHIMLSYDEETTCLGVVDTIRRLGHDLPLPKAAIVGEPTMLEVVDAHKSVVTFSTTVHGFEAHSSKPYLGASAVMTAAELIAELNRIGDDMMERGDSSGRFDPPYTTVHVGTIAGGTARNILSKSCTFHWEFRGLPSLDPQEIPNRLNRFVEEVALKRLNRFGEFGRIETVLHADVPGLAPDPGSTAEVLALRLAGKNHTQTVPFGTEAGHYQAAGIPTVVCGPGSINQAHQPDEYITLEQLEAGLAFMRRLAATCASS from the coding sequence ATGATGTCCACCGGACAGCGGCTGACGCCGCTCGAAATGCTGGCGAAGCTGGTTTCGTTCGATACCGTGAGCTCGAAGTCGAATCTGCCCCTGATCGAATTCGTCGAAGGCTATCTGCAGAGCTGGAACGTGCCTTATGTGCGCGTGCCCGACGAGACCGGTGAGAAGGCGGCGATCTACGCCACCGTCGGCCCGCAGGACCGGGGCGGGATCGTCCTGTCCGGTCATACGGACGTGGTGCCGGTGACCGGCCAGTCCTGGACCTCCGATCCCTTCACGCTGCGCGTGGAGAACGGGCGCGCGTACGGGCGCGGCGCCGTAGACATGAAGGCTTTCGACGCGCTGGCGCTCGCGATGGTGCCGGAGTTTCTGGCCGCCCATCTCACGACGCCGATCCACATCATGCTCTCCTACGACGAGGAGACGACCTGCCTGGGCGTCGTCGACACCATCCGCCGCCTCGGACATGATCTGCCCTTGCCTAAGGCCGCCATCGTCGGCGAGCCGACGATGCTGGAGGTGGTTGACGCGCACAAGAGCGTCGTGACCTTCTCAACCACTGTGCATGGATTCGAAGCGCATTCGTCGAAGCCCTATCTCGGGGCCAGCGCCGTGATGACGGCCGCCGAGCTGATCGCGGAACTGAACCGCATCGGCGACGACATGATGGAACGAGGCGACTCGAGCGGACGCTTCGATCCGCCCTACACGACGGTGCATGTGGGCACGATCGCGGGTGGCACGGCGCGCAACATCCTCTCGAAGAGCTGCACCTTTCACTGGGAGTTCCGGGGTCTGCCAAGCCTCGACCCGCAGGAGATCCCCAATCGCCTCAATCGCTTCGTCGAGGAGGTGGCTTTGAAGCGCCTCAACCGCTTCGGCGAGTTCGGACGGATCGAGACGGTCCTTCACGCCGACGTGCCGGGCCTCGCGCCCGATCCGGGCTCGACGGCGGAAGTCCTGGCGCTTCGCCTCGCTGGCAAGAACCATACGCAGACCGTCCCGTTCGGCACGGAAGCGGGCCATTACCAAGCGGCCGGCATTCCCACCGTCGTCTGCGGTCCCGGCTCGATCAACCAGGCCCACCAGCCGGACGAGTACATCACGCTGGAACAGCTCGAGGCAGGCCTCGCCTTCATGCGGCGGCTCGCGGCGACCTGCGCGAGTTCGTGA
- a CDS encoding Hsp33 family molecular chaperone: MSSASLEGNDDVVLPFAVEPLDVRGRVVRLGASIDTILARHGYPDRVARVIGEAAALTVMLGASLKLEGRFQLQTKTDGIIDMVVVDFNAPDRLRATARFDKDKLEALGPATPGTGELLGSGYLAMTIDQGSERSRYQGVVALEGQGFEEAAHQYFRQSEQIPTQVRLAVAEQFENGRHTYRAGGLMIQFLPSSSERLRQADLDPGDIPEGHPSHDLAAPSEDDAWLEAKSLVGTIEDHELIDPTVSSETLLYRLFHERGVRVFEGQHVHEECTCSHERIMGMMRRFSAEDRRDMVGDNGRIGITCEFCSRFYDLDPADVEAEIAKSEASDS, translated from the coding sequence ATGAGTTCAGCTTCGCTTGAAGGAAACGACGACGTCGTCCTGCCGTTCGCGGTCGAGCCTCTCGACGTGCGCGGGCGCGTGGTGCGTCTCGGAGCCTCCATCGACACGATCCTGGCCCGTCACGGCTATCCCGACCGGGTGGCCCGCGTCATCGGCGAGGCCGCGGCCCTGACGGTCATGCTCGGCGCGTCCCTCAAGCTCGAGGGGCGCTTCCAGCTGCAGACCAAGACCGACGGCATCATCGACATGGTGGTGGTCGATTTCAACGCGCCTGACCGTCTGCGCGCGACCGCCCGATTCGACAAGGACAAGCTCGAGGCGCTCGGGCCCGCCACGCCCGGCACGGGCGAGCTCCTGGGCTCGGGCTATCTGGCCATGACCATCGATCAGGGATCCGAGCGCAGTCGCTACCAGGGCGTTGTCGCCCTCGAAGGCCAGGGCTTCGAGGAGGCGGCTCACCAGTATTTCCGCCAGTCGGAGCAGATCCCGACGCAGGTGCGGCTCGCCGTTGCCGAGCAGTTCGAGAACGGCCGCCACACTTATCGCGCCGGCGGCCTGATGATCCAGTTCCTGCCCTCCTCGTCGGAGCGGCTGCGACAGGCTGATCTCGATCCGGGCGACATCCCGGAGGGACATCCCTCCCACGATCTGGCCGCGCCGTCCGAGGACGACGCCTGGCTCGAAGCCAAGTCCCTGGTCGGCACGATCGAGGATCATGAGCTGATCGATCCGACCGTCTCCAGCGAGACGCTGCTCTATCGCCTGTTCCACGAGCGCGGCGTGCGGGTCTTCGAGGGCCAGCACGTGCATGAGGAATGCACGTGCTCGCACGAGCGCATCATGGGAATGATGCGCCGCTTCTCGGCGGAGGACCGCCGCGACATGGTCGGCGACAACGGCCGCATCGGCATCACCTGCGAGTTCTGCTCGCGGTTCTACGACCTCGATCCGGCCGATGTGGAAGCCGAGATCGCGAAGTCGGAAGCTTCGGACTCATAA
- the argF gene encoding ornithine carbamoyltransferase encodes MKTRHFLDLSDFSGAEIRHLLNIGLELKAKRRRGEKSKERPLEGKVLAMVFDKPSTRTRVSFDVGMRELGGETLMLTGKEMQLGRGESIADTARVLSRYVDAIMIRTLDHAMVTELAQYASIPVINGLTKTTHPCQIMADIMTFEEHRGSIEGRTIAWTGDSNNVLASWVHAAARLDFTLKIASPPELAPRPELLSWAKQEGAKISVTTDAFEAADGAHAVVTDCWVSMGDDDEFRRQNLLKPYQVNGRLMGVADKDAIFMHCLPAHRGEEVTDEVMDGPQSVVFDEAENRLHAQKGILAWCLGAANA; translated from the coding sequence ATGAAGACCCGCCATTTCCTCGATCTCAGCGACTTTTCCGGCGCGGAGATCCGGCACCTGCTGAATATCGGCCTGGAGCTCAAGGCCAAGCGCCGCCGCGGCGAGAAGAGCAAGGAGCGGCCGCTCGAGGGCAAGGTCCTGGCGATGGTGTTCGACAAGCCGTCCACCCGCACCCGCGTATCCTTCGATGTCGGCATGCGTGAGCTTGGCGGCGAGACTCTGATGCTCACCGGCAAGGAGATGCAGCTCGGCCGTGGCGAGAGCATTGCCGACACGGCGCGCGTCCTCTCGCGCTACGTGGACGCCATCATGATCCGCACCCTCGATCATGCCATGGTGACGGAGCTGGCCCAATATGCCTCGATCCCAGTCATCAACGGCCTGACCAAGACGACGCATCCCTGTCAGATCATGGCCGACATCATGACCTTCGAGGAGCATCGCGGCTCCATCGAGGGGCGGACGATCGCCTGGACGGGCGATTCCAACAACGTGCTGGCCTCATGGGTCCATGCGGCGGCCCGTCTCGATTTCACCCTGAAGATCGCGTCCCCGCCGGAACTTGCTCCGCGCCCGGAGCTTTTGTCCTGGGCGAAACAGGAAGGGGCCAAGATCAGCGTGACCACCGATGCCTTCGAGGCTGCCGATGGCGCCCATGCCGTCGTGACCGATTGCTGGGTGTCCATGGGCGACGACGACGAGTTCCGCCGCCAGAACCTGCTCAAGCCCTATCAGGTCAATGGCAGGCTCATGGGCGTGGCCGACAAGGACGCGATCTTCATGCACTGCCTTCCCGCCCATCGCGGCGAGGAGGTGACGGACGAGGTCATGGACGGCCCGCAATCGGTCGTCTTCGACGAGGCCGAGAACCGGCTTCACGCACAGAAGGGCATCCTGGCCTGGTGCCTGGGAGCAGCAAACGCATGA